A genomic region of Dactylococcopsis salina PCC 8305 contains the following coding sequences:
- a CDS encoding cobyrinate a,c-diamide synthase, with protein sequence MALIIAGERSGVGKTTITLALLSLLAHQQETVQSYKVGPDYIDPMFHTQVTGRPCRNLDPILTSPEYVKQSFLHHSQGVDYAVIEGVMGLFDGVSLGQRHDYASTAHLASLLQVPVALVIDCSRLSGSVAAIAQGYANFHPQVKLAGVILNRVGSERHLTLLKTALDSLQLPILGVFSRQEDIALRDRHLGLIPTNEIEDFSRIQQRLTKMAQESFNLSLLLPLLNAPQTSVPPLWDNIRPQLPVTIGVAFDRAFNFYYQDNLDLLEHLGAKLVFWSPLHDTQLPPELDLLYFAGGFPEMFAPELSQNLPILKQIQSAIKQGRTTYAECGGLMYLSQSITDFKEDRWEMLGILPTETRMKKRLTLGYRQGTPTGNHPLLSTETIIWGHEFHRSQCEDSSPSPLYQLSDLYQNQYQEGWKLGSVYASYLHLHWGTIPEFPQKLLRQNQSLKTLN encoded by the coding sequence ATGGCGTTAATTATTGCGGGTGAACGCAGTGGTGTTGGAAAAACTACCATCACCCTCGCTCTGCTTTCCCTTTTAGCTCATCAACAGGAAACGGTACAATCCTATAAAGTGGGACCCGATTATATTGACCCCATGTTTCATACGCAAGTAACCGGTCGTCCCTGTCGCAATCTCGATCCGATTTTAACCAGTCCAGAGTATGTGAAACAGTCCTTTCTCCATCATAGTCAAGGAGTCGATTATGCGGTGATAGAAGGCGTGATGGGGCTATTTGATGGGGTATCTCTCGGACAACGCCATGATTATGCTTCTACGGCTCATCTTGCTAGTTTATTACAAGTTCCAGTGGCGTTGGTGATTGATTGTTCTCGCTTATCTGGATCAGTGGCGGCGATCGCTCAGGGATACGCAAATTTTCATCCCCAAGTTAAATTAGCAGGAGTGATTTTAAACCGTGTGGGAAGTGAGCGACATTTGACCCTGTTAAAAACCGCTTTAGATTCGCTACAGCTACCGATTTTAGGAGTTTTTTCTCGTCAAGAAGACATCGCCTTGCGCGATCGACATTTAGGTTTAATTCCCACCAATGAAATTGAAGACTTTTCTCGCATCCAACAACGGCTGACAAAAATGGCACAGGAGAGTTTTAACCTCTCACTCCTTCTTCCTCTCCTCAACGCTCCCCAAACATCTGTTCCTCCCCTTTGGGACAATATCCGTCCTCAACTTCCAGTAACAATTGGAGTCGCGTTCGATCGCGCGTTTAACTTCTACTATCAAGATAATCTCGATCTCCTCGAACATCTTGGCGCAAAATTAGTCTTCTGGAGTCCTCTCCATGATACTCAGCTTCCGCCAGAACTTGATCTCCTCTATTTTGCTGGTGGCTTCCCAGAAATGTTCGCTCCAGAATTGTCTCAAAATCTCCCCATCCTTAAACAAATACAAAGCGCGATCAAACAGGGACGGACTACCTACGCCGAATGTGGCGGATTAATGTATCTTTCCCAAAGCATCACCGACTTCAAGGAAGACCGTTGGGAAATGTTAGGCATTCTTCCCACCGAAACCCGAATGAAGAAACGATTAACATTAGGTTATCGTCAAGGCACTCCCACTGGCAATCACCCGCTTCTCTCAACAGAGACAATCATCTGGGGACATGAGTTTCATCGTTCTCAATGTGAAGATTCTTCTCCCTCTCCCCTTTATCAACTGTCTGATCTCTACCAAAACCAGTATCAAGAAGGATGGAAGCTAGGATCAGTGTATGCGTCTTACTTGCATCTCCACTGGGGAACAATCCCTGAGTTTCCCCAAAAATTGCTTCGACAAAATCAATCTTTGAAAACCCTCAATTAA
- a CDS encoding HEAT repeat domain-containing protein — translation MYDEDDLTLLETDTDFLEEDPLDQMEAVEEEAPPPLDPEEMLPLLEASDAPQRMLAARAFCELQDDRAVPALINLLSDVCPLVRVSAAYALGRNPNPDAVEPLLNQLATDWNGYVRKGLVWALGNSRDRRSIPPLLHALATDISAVRLWAASALTHVGRLNYEDIIPAIPPIIEGLRKDSVAAVRSNCAWTLGQLCAELPSNVVYATAVDALIETYVEDEDFGVKEDAKASLLKLGDPRGLQMIEELEEEGII, via the coding sequence ATGTATGATGAAGACGACCTCACCCTACTCGAAACAGACACTGACTTCTTAGAAGAAGACCCTTTGGATCAGATGGAGGCGGTAGAAGAAGAAGCTCCTCCCCCCCTCGATCCAGAGGAAATGTTGCCGTTGTTAGAAGCCAGTGACGCACCGCAACGGATGTTAGCGGCGCGGGCTTTTTGCGAATTGCAGGACGATCGCGCTGTCCCTGCTTTGATCAATCTTTTAAGTGATGTCTGTCCGTTGGTGCGAGTTAGTGCCGCTTATGCGTTAGGACGCAACCCGAACCCCGATGCCGTTGAACCGTTACTCAACCAGTTAGCCACAGATTGGAATGGTTATGTAAGAAAAGGACTGGTTTGGGCTTTAGGAAACTCGCGCGATCGACGCTCAATTCCCCCACTGTTGCACGCTTTAGCCACAGACATCTCGGCGGTGCGTCTTTGGGCGGCAAGTGCCTTAACTCATGTGGGAAGATTAAATTACGAAGATATTATTCCCGCGATTCCCCCGATTATAGAAGGTTTAAGGAAAGATAGTGTGGCGGCGGTGCGTAGTAATTGCGCTTGGACATTAGGACAATTATGCGCGGAACTCCCCTCAAATGTTGTGTACGCCACCGCAGTGGATGCTTTAATTGAAACCTATGTTGAAGATGAAGATTTTGGGGTGAAAGAAGACGCAAAAGCGTCTTTATTAAAACTCGGTGATCCGCGCGGACTGCAAATGATTGAGGAATTGGAAGAAGAAGGAATCATTTAG
- a CDS encoding Ycf51 family protein — protein sequence MNPEFTIYIKWSAILTGAVFLFTLIAFIFNWGFRFRLVGITGFMGVLTIGLFGLSLGLFSYTDVPGAAPFSVVYDNGGSQVVIKLPQTVTESEVEASLRKASADLYSYGRLGGTDNQMTIRARTVIHPEEGVSKPLYLGKVERQLSQDRSDSNLSIEVFSSQFSLLPTSRNTEAPKVN from the coding sequence ATGAATCCCGAATTTACAATTTACATTAAATGGTCAGCGATTCTGACTGGTGCTGTTTTTCTTTTTACCCTCATCGCCTTTATCTTTAATTGGGGATTTCGTTTTCGCTTAGTGGGAATTACAGGCTTTATGGGCGTTCTCACCATTGGCTTGTTTGGTCTATCTTTAGGACTATTTAGTTATACTGATGTCCCTGGGGCGGCTCCCTTTTCTGTGGTGTACGACAATGGCGGCTCACAGGTGGTGATTAAGTTACCGCAAACCGTAACCGAGTCAGAAGTAGAAGCAAGTTTAAGAAAAGCCAGTGCTGATCTCTATTCCTACGGACGTTTAGGGGGAACTGATAATCAAATGACCATTCGAGCGCGAACGGTCATTCATCCCGAAGAAGGGGTTTCTAAGCCTTTATATTTGGGAAAAGTGGAACGACAATTATCCCAAGATCGATCGGATAGCAATTTAAGTATTGAGGTTTTCTCGTCACAATTTTCTCTATTACCAACCAGCCGCAACACAGAAGCGCCAAAAGTGAATTAA
- a CDS encoding FtsW/RodA/SpoVE family cell cycle protein: MISDLMVFKYLIPFFPPEIESWATSARLLRWLTFVWLLIGLVVLFSASYAIANDEFGDGLYYVKRQVIWAYVGLLLFNLVTRISLTRWLKIAPFALILLLVLVITTKFAGVTVNGAKRWLAVGPLLLQPSELIKPFLVLQSAIVFGNWYRLKPFGRVFWLTIFAMVLGGILIQPDLSNTALCGMSLWLIALAGVIRWRYLIMVAASGVGLAALSITFQDYQRQRVISFLDPWAEAQGDGYQLTQSLMAIGSGGISGTGLGLSQQKLFYLPIQYTDFIFAVYAEEFGFVGCVVLLSLIMSFTTVALIIASQALNAVHRLIAVGAVIFLVGQSLINIGVATGSLPTTGLPFPLFSYGGNSVLASLFLAGLLVRVARENHEGNVVEFPSSSRR, from the coding sequence ATGATCTCTGATCTCATGGTGTTTAAGTATCTGATCCCTTTTTTCCCTCCCGAAATCGAAAGTTGGGCAACGTCAGCCCGTCTCTTGCGCTGGTTGACGTTCGTTTGGCTTCTCATTGGTTTAGTGGTGTTGTTTTCCGCTTCTTATGCCATTGCCAATGATGAGTTTGGTGATGGATTATATTACGTGAAACGACAGGTGATTTGGGCTTATGTGGGACTGCTTTTGTTTAATCTGGTCACTCGTATCTCTCTGACTCGTTGGTTGAAAATTGCTCCCTTTGCTCTGATCCTCTTATTGGTGTTGGTGATTACCACTAAGTTTGCTGGTGTGACAGTTAATGGCGCAAAACGCTGGCTGGCGGTGGGTCCATTACTCCTACAACCTTCAGAATTGATTAAACCCTTTTTAGTCCTACAAAGCGCGATCGTTTTTGGGAATTGGTATCGTCTCAAACCCTTTGGTCGTGTGTTTTGGCTCACTATTTTTGCCATGGTATTGGGAGGGATTTTAATTCAACCTGATCTCAGTAATACCGCTTTATGTGGGATGAGTTTGTGGTTAATCGCTCTAGCGGGAGTAATCCGTTGGCGATATTTAATTATGGTCGCCGCTAGTGGTGTCGGGTTAGCAGCACTCAGCATCACCTTTCAAGACTATCAACGACAACGGGTGATTTCATTTCTTGATCCTTGGGCGGAAGCACAAGGAGATGGTTATCAGTTAACGCAAAGTTTGATGGCAATTGGTTCTGGTGGTATATCGGGAACGGGTTTAGGATTATCTCAGCAGAAACTCTTTTATTTACCCATTCAATACACTGACTTTATTTTTGCCGTCTATGCAGAAGAATTTGGTTTTGTGGGTTGTGTGGTGCTATTGTCACTAATTATGAGTTTTACTACTGTTGCTTTAATCATCGCTAGTCAAGCTCTAAACGCTGTCCATCGTCTCATTGCGGTGGGAGCAGTGATTTTTCTGGTGGGACAATCTTTAATCAACATCGGTGTTGCCACTGGTTCTCTTCCCACCACTGGTTTACCGTTTCCCTTGTTTAGTTATGGCGGAAACTCTGTCTTAGCCAGTTTGTTTTTAGCAGGTTTACTGGTGAGAGTCGCCAGAGAAAACCATGAAGGGAATGTGGTTGAGTTTCCAAGCTCTTCTCGTAGATAA
- a CDS encoding Cof-type HAD-IIB family hydrolase, whose translation MTESVINPDSLTFPIPPEIRVVVLDIDGTISGASNEVNPTVVEALKAVKAKGIQVAIATGRMYRSALYFAEAISADLPIICYNGAWMQNPQTNEKLWHLPVPIPLAAELLDYCEQPQRRASLDVHFYLNDQLYVREINEETRLYIERSRIEANAVGDLRQLLTEAPTKVLAMSSNPAITKNLLSTLKQRYSKDDLYLTQSNPYFFEACHPGASKGKAVRYLIEKVLHLQADNTIAIGDNFNDLEMLQYAGIGIAMGDAPLEVQTEANWVAPNVEADGVVAALEKFIFTP comes from the coding sequence ATGACTGAGTCTGTTATTAATCCTGATTCCCTCACCTTTCCCATTCCCCCTGAAATCCGTGTCGTAGTGCTAGATATTGATGGTACAATCTCAGGAGCATCCAATGAAGTGAATCCTACCGTTGTTGAGGCTCTAAAAGCAGTAAAAGCAAAAGGGATTCAAGTGGCGATCGCAACGGGACGAATGTATCGTTCTGCGTTATACTTTGCTGAGGCGATCAGTGCTGATTTGCCGATTATTTGCTACAACGGCGCTTGGATGCAAAACCCGCAAACCAACGAAAAACTCTGGCATTTACCTGTACCGATTCCTCTCGCAGCCGAATTACTAGACTACTGCGAACAACCGCAACGAAGAGCATCTTTGGATGTTCATTTTTATCTCAATGATCAACTTTATGTGCGAGAAATCAATGAGGAAACCCGTCTTTACATTGAGCGTAGTCGCATCGAAGCCAACGCGGTGGGTGATCTCCGTCAACTTTTAACCGAAGCACCGACCAAAGTTCTCGCCATGAGTAGCAACCCAGCAATAACCAAGAATCTACTTTCGACTCTTAAACAACGCTATTCCAAAGATGATTTATATTTAACTCAGTCCAATCCTTATTTTTTTGAAGCCTGTCATCCTGGGGCGAGTAAGGGAAAAGCAGTGCGTTATCTCATTGAAAAAGTGTTACATCTCCAAGCAGACAACACGATCGCGATCGGGGATAATTTTAATGACCTAGAAATGTTGCAGTATGCTGGCATCGGAATCGCAATGGGAGACGCACCCCTAGAAGTCCAAACCGAAGCCAACTGGGTAGCGCCCAATGTTGAAGCTGATGGTGTTGTCGCAGCTTTAGAAAAATTTATTTTTACCCCTTGA
- a CDS encoding alpha/beta fold hydrolase produces the protein MILNQETQATQVYTWNNFQGTYEVIESTETGEKASIALLLIHPIGVGLSRQFWQRFCQQWQGKSQLETIYNPDLIGCGESALPRVAYTPEDFAAPLKKLIEEVIKKPVVVISQGASFPIALELLAMKPSPEIAGLILAGPPAWSIITQEKTEREQRLLWNLFNSPLGGLFYRYARRRNFLQSFSVRQLFEKTEDVDQEWLDMLKTGSEDLNTRHAVFSFLAGFWRKNYEGAIASITQPTLVLMGETASSISRDSDTESAQERIDSYCNVLPNGQGKILPGRNVLPYESTTAFTTACEEFIQQIKSVG, from the coding sequence ATGATCTTAAATCAAGAAACTCAAGCAACTCAAGTCTATACTTGGAATAATTTTCAAGGCACTTATGAAGTGATAGAGTCAACGGAAACGGGAGAAAAAGCATCGATCGCGCTGTTATTAATTCATCCCATTGGTGTTGGATTATCTCGTCAATTTTGGCAAAGATTTTGTCAGCAATGGCAAGGAAAAAGTCAATTAGAAACCATTTATAATCCTGATTTAATTGGCTGTGGAGAAAGTGCTTTACCACGAGTGGCTTATACACCAGAAGATTTTGCCGCCCCCTTAAAAAAACTCATTGAAGAAGTAATAAAAAAGCCTGTGGTTGTTATTTCTCAAGGTGCTTCCTTCCCGATCGCGCTAGAATTGTTAGCAATGAAACCCTCTCCCGAAATTGCAGGTTTAATTTTAGCCGGTCCCCCTGCTTGGTCAATTATTACTCAAGAAAAAACCGAAAGAGAACAACGTTTATTATGGAACTTATTTAACTCTCCTCTGGGGGGATTATTTTATCGGTATGCGCGTCGTCGTAACTTTTTACAGTCTTTTTCTGTGCGTCAGTTGTTTGAAAAAACCGAGGATGTAGATCAAGAATGGTTGGATATGTTAAAAACTGGGTCAGAAGATTTAAACACCCGTCATGCTGTGTTTTCCTTTCTAGCAGGATTTTGGCGGAAAAACTATGAAGGCGCGATCGCTTCGATCACTCAACCCACCCTCGTTTTAATGGGAGAAACCGCCTCCAGCATCAGCCGCGATAGTGACACTGAATCCGCACAAGAACGCATCGACAGCTATTGTAACGTTCTCCCCAACGGACAAGGAAAAATCCTCCCAGGACGCAACGTTCTCCCCTACGAATCAACAACCGCATTCACCACCGCTTGCGAAGAGTTTATTCAACAAATTAAGTCGGTTGGGTAG
- a CDS encoding nucleotidyltransferase domain-containing protein, with protein MSSLILSRQLQQTLKQLKQQLQNTYQDQLVNLILFGSQARGDAEPDSDVDILVILAKDVNPVAEIKHNNPLISGLSLETDQLINCIYLSEKDWHHLKTPLLQNIRKEGIFV; from the coding sequence ATGTCCTCCCTAATCCTTTCCCGTCAGCTTCAACAAACCCTAAAACAACTCAAACAGCAACTTCAAAACACTTATCAAGACCAACTTGTTAATCTAATTTTATTCGGATCACAAGCGCGAGGAGATGCCGAACCTGACTCTGATGTGGATATTTTAGTCATTCTGGCTAAAGATGTGAATCCCGTCGCCGAAATTAAACACAATAACCCCTTAATTTCTGGGCTTTCCCTAGAAACTGATCAACTGATCAACTGTATTTACCTCTCAGAAAAAGACTGGCATCATCTAAAAACCCCTTTGCTCCAAAACATCCGTAAAGAAGGAATTTTCGTTTGA
- a CDS encoding EH signature domain-containing protein translates to MKNFKSIVSIEPLQLKPTALQRLAYNLENNNEYYPPDLPPEVAQYKNYTPRSLDKILMDLEDGNIDHITFLEWIYCIYAKQEWDREHSSEQRLATSRLVWENAIGNDMLKQRLCSRLAYYYDGNKKVLAPSFVETFSTLSDVVGDDDLTVSVLLQFRKRDPLLPLAQLSLAEELTPKNLFITAQLPSNLSIINDVLEYVVTAFSQSKLQQNHAAWLVQCLEDMTVEQEISAVETLLKNVSAEIGGQFTNLVTWLQNNYGSRTTASKWNRLSSEGKSALRQWFGSANYRDFQRLVDLVASQLPDKDEEEHPEKNQLISRKYFWEQYSNQFKRIRVLLPQSSVNVVGNQFVQNIDILQDDGSEETEICIFDFGDCFVVEFFRGSGSETRIFNRFQYPNIEQELFESSQLSVKRLRALGGKVHDHKYLWQIYCERWLRERRIVPNPGTTYFKRRNKHNPNQPYRDPYDPQKGLREPDADKQSKRKEVLRRWQREIERLEREAKY, encoded by the coding sequence ATGAAAAATTTTAAGTCCATTGTTTCTATTGAACCGTTACAATTAAAACCCACAGCACTCCAAAGATTAGCGTATAATCTAGAAAATAATAATGAATATTATCCCCCAGATTTACCACCAGAAGTGGCTCAATATAAGAATTATACTCCGCGTTCTCTAGATAAAATTCTGATGGATTTAGAGGATGGAAATATAGATCATATTACTTTTTTAGAGTGGATTTACTGTATTTATGCAAAACAAGAATGGGATCGTGAACATTCATCAGAACAGCGATTGGCTACTTCTCGATTAGTTTGGGAAAATGCAATTGGGAACGATATGCTAAAGCAACGTTTATGTTCCCGATTGGCTTATTATTATGATGGAAATAAAAAGGTTTTAGCGCCCTCTTTTGTCGAAACGTTTTCGACTTTATCTGATGTGGTTGGGGATGATGATCTAACCGTTAGCGTTTTACTTCAATTCAGAAAACGTGATCCACTTTTACCTTTAGCACAGCTGTCTCTCGCTGAAGAATTAACACCGAAAAATTTATTTATTACGGCTCAATTGCCTAGTAATTTAAGCATCATTAATGATGTTTTAGAGTATGTGGTGACGGCTTTTTCTCAGTCAAAACTTCAACAAAACCACGCTGCCTGGTTAGTTCAATGTTTGGAAGATATGACCGTTGAACAGGAAATTAGTGCGGTGGAAACATTACTAAAAAATGTTAGTGCTGAGATTGGCGGACAGTTTACTAACTTAGTCACATGGTTACAGAATAATTATGGCTCAAGAACTACTGCTTCTAAGTGGAATCGGTTATCTAGTGAAGGAAAAAGTGCGTTAAGACAATGGTTTGGTTCTGCTAATTATCGAGATTTTCAAAGGTTAGTTGATTTAGTCGCTTCTCAGCTTCCAGATAAGGATGAAGAAGAACACCCTGAAAAGAATCAACTGATCAGCAGAAAGTATTTTTGGGAACAATATTCTAATCAGTTTAAGCGCATTCGTGTTTTACTTCCTCAGTCTTCCGTTAATGTTGTAGGTAACCAATTCGTCCAAAATATTGATATTCTTCAAGATGATGGCAGTGAAGAAACAGAAATTTGTATTTTTGATTTTGGAGATTGTTTTGTTGTGGAGTTTTTCCGAGGAAGTGGAAGCGAGACTCGCATTTTTAACCGTTTTCAATATCCGAATATTGAACAAGAATTGTTTGAGTCTTCTCAGTTATCGGTGAAGCGTTTACGGGCTTTGGGGGGAAAGGTTCATGATCATAAATATCTGTGGCAAATTTATTGTGAGAGATGGTTGCGAGAACGAAGAATTGTCCCTAACCCTGGAACAACTTACTTTAAACGTAGAAATAAACATAATCCAAATCAACCCTATCGTGATCCTTATGATCCTCAGAAGGGACTTCGTGAACCTGATGCTGATAAACAATCGAAACGGAAAGAAGTTTTAAGACGATGGCAAAGAGAAATTGAACGCTTGGAACGAGAAGCAAAATATTAA
- a CDS encoding OmpA family protein, producing MLNLDKLNSNSELDLEDEQDQESGVWLSISDLMSGLLLFFALLFIATQIQLQKKIEELRKYEEALKNLPLVVQTAIEEGVGGDAVEVDPETGDVSLDDKILFAEGESELKPEGKAFLNKFIPIYSDVIFSDEQFDKEIARVVIEGHTSSQGSDEVNRALSLERALSVTNYIFSEQLNFSNEERFEEKILISGRGEIDANQSLDNAKDRKVTFRFQLRRPDFSDFVNQEGEKVKESIDNQR from the coding sequence ATGCTAAATTTAGACAAACTTAATTCCAATTCCGAACTAGACTTAGAAGACGAACAAGATCAAGAATCTGGCGTTTGGCTATCAATTAGCGATTTAATGTCAGGATTGCTGTTATTTTTTGCTTTACTATTTATCGCCACTCAAATTCAGCTACAGAAAAAAATAGAAGAGTTAAGAAAGTATGAGGAAGCACTAAAAAACCTTCCCTTAGTCGTTCAAACTGCAATTGAAGAAGGCGTTGGTGGTGATGCAGTAGAAGTTGATCCAGAAACAGGAGATGTAAGTCTAGATGACAAAATATTGTTTGCAGAAGGAGAGTCTGAACTGAAGCCTGAAGGAAAAGCATTTCTTAACAAATTTATTCCGATTTATAGCGATGTTATTTTTTCTGATGAACAATTTGACAAGGAAATTGCAAGGGTAGTAATTGAAGGACACACCAGTTCTCAAGGTTCAGATGAAGTGAATCGCGCTTTAAGTTTAGAACGGGCTTTATCGGTTACTAATTATATCTTTTCTGAGCAATTGAACTTTTCCAATGAAGAACGTTTTGAAGAGAAAATTTTAATTAGTGGACGAGGGGAAATTGATGCTAATCAAAGCCTAGATAATGCTAAAGATCGAAAAGTAACTTTTCGTTTCCAATTACGTCGCCCTGATTTTAGCGATTTTGTTAACCAAGAAGGAGAAAAGGTTAAAGAGTCTATTGATAACCAACGTTAA